The following coding sequences are from one Streptomyces angustmyceticus window:
- a CDS encoding VWA domain-containing protein: protein MTRTTPDPTTTLATTAPAPTPDPERLRRWRMVLGGGGADGTGCELRGRDAAMDGALASLYGREKANGANGTGGRRSAGLGASAPGVARWLGDIRTYFPSSVVQVMQRDAIDRLGLSVLLLEPEMLEAVEADVHLVGTLLSLNKVMPETTKETARAVVRKVVEQLEKKLAQRTRATLTGALDRSARISRPRHRDIDWDRTIRANLKNYLPEYRTVVPERLIGYGRAAQSVKKDVVLCIDQSGSMAASVVYASVFGAVLASMRALDTRLVVFDTAVVDLTDQLDDPVDVLFGTQLGGGTDINRALAYCQSRITRPTETVVVLISDLYEGGIRDEMLKRVAAMKASGVQFVTLLALSDEGAPAYDRDHAAALAALGAPAFACTPDLFPDVMAAAIEKRPLPIPDMAEQR from the coding sequence ATGACCCGCACGACACCGGACCCGACCACCACCCTCGCGACCACTGCCCCGGCCCCCACCCCCGACCCCGAGCGGCTGCGGCGGTGGCGGATGGTGCTCGGTGGGGGTGGGGCGGACGGGACGGGGTGTGAACTCCGGGGGCGGGACGCGGCGATGGACGGGGCGCTGGCCTCGCTCTACGGCCGGGAGAAGGCCAACGGCGCCAACGGGACCGGCGGCCGGCGGTCGGCGGGGCTCGGGGCCTCGGCGCCCGGGGTGGCCCGCTGGCTCGGCGACATCCGTACGTACTTCCCGTCGTCCGTGGTGCAGGTGATGCAGCGCGACGCCATCGACCGGCTGGGGCTGTCCGTGCTGCTGCTGGAGCCGGAGATGCTGGAGGCCGTCGAGGCGGATGTGCACCTGGTGGGCACCCTGCTCTCGCTCAACAAGGTCATGCCGGAGACCACCAAGGAGACCGCCCGCGCCGTCGTCCGCAAGGTCGTCGAGCAGCTGGAGAAGAAGCTGGCGCAGCGCACCCGCGCCACCCTCACCGGCGCCCTGGACCGCTCCGCCCGGATCAGCCGGCCGCGCCACCGCGACATCGACTGGGACCGCACGATCCGGGCGAACCTCAAGAACTACCTCCCCGAGTACCGCACGGTCGTGCCCGAGCGGCTGATCGGCTACGGCCGGGCGGCGCAGTCGGTGAAGAAGGACGTGGTGCTCTGCATCGACCAGTCCGGTTCGATGGCCGCCTCGGTCGTCTACGCCTCGGTGTTCGGCGCGGTGCTCGCCTCCATGCGGGCCCTCGACACCCGGCTCGTCGTCTTCGACACCGCGGTCGTCGACCTGACGGACCAACTGGACGACCCGGTCGACGTCCTCTTCGGCACCCAGCTCGGCGGCGGCACGGACATCAACCGTGCGCTCGCCTACTGCCAGTCCCGCATCACCCGCCCCACCGAAACCGTCGTCGTCCTCATCAGCGACCTCTACGAGGGCGGCATCCGGGACGAGATGCTCAAGCGGGTCGCGGCGATGAAGGCGTCCGGCGTGCAGTTCGTGACGCTGCTCGCCCTCTCCGACGAGGGGGCGCCCGCCTACGACCGGGACCACGCGGCGGCCCTCGCGGCCCTGGGCGCACCGGCGTTCGCCTGCACCCCGGACCTGTTTCCCGACGTGATGGCGGCCGCGATCGAGAAGCGGCCGCTGCCCATACCGGACATGGCGGAGCAACGGTGA
- the purN gene encoding phosphoribosylglycinamide formyltransferase — protein MASSPPPAQQPSAPQVPGVTPTGRPARIVALVSGSGTNLQALLDAIADLGPAEYGAEIVAVGADRGAIAGLERAAAAGLPTFVCRVKDYGSRADWDAALTEATAAHEPDLVVSAGFMKILGKEFLARFGGRTVNTHPALLPSFPGAHGVRDALAYGAKVTGCTVHFVDDGVDTGPIIAQGVVEIRDEDDESALHERIKEVERSLLVEVVGRLARHGYRIEGRKVRIS, from the coding sequence GTGGCTTCCTCCCCACCCCCCGCCCAGCAGCCCTCCGCCCCCCAGGTACCGGGCGTGACCCCGACGGGGCGGCCGGCCCGCATCGTCGCTCTCGTCTCCGGTTCCGGGACGAATCTGCAGGCGCTGCTGGACGCCATCGCCGATCTCGGTCCGGCGGAGTACGGCGCCGAGATCGTGGCCGTCGGGGCCGACCGGGGTGCCATCGCGGGCCTGGAGCGTGCCGCGGCCGCCGGGCTGCCCACCTTCGTCTGCCGGGTCAAGGACTACGGGAGCCGGGCGGACTGGGACGCGGCGCTCACCGAGGCGACCGCCGCGCACGAGCCCGATCTGGTGGTCTCGGCCGGCTTCATGAAGATCCTGGGCAAGGAGTTCCTCGCCCGCTTCGGCGGCCGCACGGTCAACACCCACCCGGCGCTGCTGCCGAGTTTTCCCGGTGCCCATGGCGTGCGCGACGCGCTCGCGTACGGCGCGAAGGTCACCGGATGCACCGTCCACTTCGTCGACGACGGGGTCGACACCGGCCCGATCATCGCCCAGGGCGTGGTCGAGATCCGGGACGAGGACGACGAATCCGCGCTGCATGAGCGCATCAAGGAAGTCGAGCGATCGCTGCTCGTCGAGGTCGTGGGGCGTCTGGCCCGGCACGGCTACCGCATTGAGGGACGAAAGGTACGTATCTCGTGA
- a CDS encoding peptidoglycan-binding protein, with product MATPLTASKLIAALRDEGLVVHEVRDWREHNRNSKGPWGPTHGVMLHHTATQGTDSSVNLCYDGRSDLPGPLCHGVIDKAGEVHLVGNGRANHAGLGDADVLRAVINEDSPLPPDNAADTDGNRYFYGFECINLGDGKDPWPTEQRVAMEKAAAAICRAHGWTERSVIGHLEWQPGKVDPRGAGVGMDDLRGRIKKRLAKPPEGSPEPQQPAYEPFPGQAFFRTGARSPVITAMGERLVAEGCGHYEVGPGPEWTEADRTSYAAWQRKLGFHGKDADGVPGKVSWDRLRVPKS from the coding sequence ATGGCCACTCCCCTGACCGCGAGCAAGCTGATCGCGGCGCTGCGCGACGAGGGCCTGGTGGTCCACGAGGTCCGCGACTGGCGCGAGCACAACCGGAACTCCAAGGGCCCCTGGGGACCGACGCACGGCGTGATGCTGCATCACACCGCCACCCAGGGCACCGACAGCTCGGTGAACCTGTGTTACGACGGGCGCTCCGACCTGCCGGGGCCGCTGTGCCACGGCGTGATCGACAAAGCGGGCGAGGTCCACCTCGTCGGCAACGGCCGCGCCAACCACGCCGGACTCGGCGACGCCGACGTCCTGCGCGCGGTGATCAACGAGGACTCGCCCCTGCCGCCGGACAACGCCGCGGACACCGACGGCAACCGCTACTTCTACGGCTTCGAATGCATCAACCTCGGCGACGGCAAGGACCCTTGGCCCACGGAGCAGCGGGTCGCGATGGAGAAGGCCGCGGCGGCGATCTGCCGGGCGCACGGCTGGACCGAGCGCTCGGTGATCGGGCACCTCGAATGGCAGCCGGGGAAGGTCGATCCGCGGGGCGCCGGAGTCGGGATGGACGACCTGCGGGGCCGGATCAAGAAGCGGCTGGCGAAGCCGCCGGAGGGCTCGCCGGAACCGCAGCAGCCGGCGTACGAGCCCTTCCCCGGCCAGGCGTTCTTCCGGACCGGGGCCCGCAGTCCGGTGATCACGGCGATGGGCGAGCGGCTGGTGGCCGAGGGCTGCGGCCATTACGAGGTCGGCCCCGGCCCGGAGTGGACGGAGGCGGACCGGACGTCGTACGCGGCCTGGCAGCGCAAGCTCGGCTTCCACGGCAAGGACGCGGACGGGGTGCCGGGGAAGGTCAGCTGGGACCGCTTGCGGGTGCCGAAGTCGTAG
- a CDS encoding cell division protein PerM: MSQPTDRGPTFSSHGRAAAQRSSAIGAAFLGGVTAAGLGLGALAVAVLLLWVASPAPDSGPSRALHLAADLWLMAHGGDLVRTTGRLAAPVAVTPLLLAALPVWLLHRAARHTLATATDGRTAPGPDLGAGTGPVPAVVPRTLLGALLTGYLLIAAAVLIYASAGELSAEPLSALAFVPATAVATLGGTGWYLLRHPGADLLPAWALRAVAAVPDGVRGLFAGPRFAAAQRAAGAALGGLLVSGALLTLLSLGLHAGRVRQDLLQLAPDWASRATVLLLCLVLLPNAAVWGAAYGLGPGFTVGAGSAVGPLGTSAHPALPQLPLLGGLPDAGPGNPLTWAAVVVPLVAGALLARSVARFVTRPATAAPDAPELPWTWWTTACAAALGAGLCGVIAAVLAGLSGGALGTGALADFGPSWWRTGLAAAAWTALTGIPGAIGLRAWHRHTGRRRPRDEDTCPGKGSGKGQATTGDGRASGEGKADRTDDGDATPPAAEAAAPRADAAAPNSDETVPRADETAPADDALPAADPADAPPSAVESSAAAIPAVPEPSTGEPVATPATPVTPNG; this comes from the coding sequence GTGAGCCAGCCGACCGATCGTGGCCCTACGTTCTCCTCGCACGGCCGAGCCGCCGCGCAGCGCTCCTCCGCGATCGGCGCGGCCTTCCTCGGCGGCGTGACCGCCGCCGGACTCGGCCTCGGCGCGCTGGCGGTCGCCGTGCTGCTGCTGTGGGTCGCCTCCCCGGCCCCCGACAGCGGCCCCTCACGGGCCCTCCACCTGGCCGCCGACCTGTGGCTGATGGCGCACGGCGGGGACCTCGTACGCACCACGGGCCGCCTCGCCGCCCCGGTCGCCGTGACCCCGCTGCTGCTCGCCGCCCTCCCGGTCTGGCTGCTCCACCGAGCCGCCCGCCACACCCTGGCGACCGCGACGGACGGCCGCACCGCCCCCGGTCCGGACCTCGGCGCCGGTACGGGACCCGTCCCGGCGGTCGTGCCGCGCACCCTGCTCGGCGCACTGCTCACCGGCTACCTGCTGATCGCGGCCGCGGTGCTGATCTACGCCTCCGCCGGGGAGCTGAGCGCCGAGCCGCTGAGCGCGCTGGCGTTCGTCCCGGCCACCGCGGTCGCCACGCTCGGCGGGACGGGCTGGTACCTGCTGCGGCACCCCGGCGCCGACCTGCTGCCCGCCTGGGCCCTGCGCGCGGTGGCCGCGGTGCCGGACGGGGTCCGCGGCCTCTTCGCCGGCCCCCGGTTCGCCGCCGCGCAGCGCGCCGCCGGTGCCGCGCTCGGCGGCCTGCTGGTCTCCGGCGCCCTGCTCACCCTGCTCTCCCTCGGCCTGCACGCGGGCCGGGTGCGTCAGGACCTGCTCCAGCTGGCGCCCGACTGGGCGAGCCGCGCCACGGTCCTGCTGCTGTGCCTGGTCCTGCTCCCGAACGCGGCCGTCTGGGGCGCCGCCTACGGACTCGGCCCGGGTTTCACGGTCGGCGCGGGCAGTGCGGTCGGCCCGCTGGGCACCTCGGCCCACCCGGCGCTGCCGCAGCTGCCGCTGCTCGGGGGGCTGCCGGACGCCGGCCCGGGAAACCCGCTGACCTGGGCGGCGGTCGTGGTGCCCCTGGTCGCGGGGGCGCTGCTGGCCCGCTCGGTCGCCCGCTTCGTGACCCGTCCCGCGACGGCGGCGCCCGACGCCCCGGAACTCCCCTGGACGTGGTGGACGACCGCCTGCGCGGCGGCCCTGGGTGCCGGCCTCTGCGGTGTGATCGCGGCGGTGCTCGCGGGTCTCTCGGGCGGTGCGCTGGGCACCGGCGCGCTCGCCGATTTCGGCCCGAGCTGGTGGCGCACGGGCCTCGCGGCGGCGGCCTGGACCGCCCTGACCGGCATCCCCGGCGCGATCGGACTACGGGCCTGGCACCGGCACACGGGCCGACGGAGACCGCGGGACGAGGACACCTGCCCCGGCAAGGGCAGCGGCAAGGGTCAGGCCACCACGGGCGATGGCCGGGCTTCGGGCGAGGGCAAGGCCGACCGTACGGACGACGGCGACGCGACGCCCCCTGCCGCCGAGGCTGCCGCCCCGCGAGCCGACGCCGCCGCCCCGAACAGCGACGAGACCGTCCCCAGGGCCGACGAGACCGCCCCCGCCGACGACGCCCTCCCGGCCGCCGACCCGGCAGACGCACCACCGTCCGCCGTGGAATCGTCCGCCGCGGCGATCCCGGCCGTCCCCGAACCCTCCACCGGGGAACCGGTCGCCACCCCCGCCACCCCCGTCACCCCGAACGGCTGA
- the sucC gene encoding ADP-forming succinate--CoA ligase subunit beta codes for MDLFEYQARDLFAKHGVPVLAGEVIDTPEAAREATQRLGGKSVVKAQVKVGGRGKAGGVKLATSEDDAVEKAGQILGMDIKGHTVHKVMIAETAPEIAEEYYVSYLLDRTNRTFLAMASVAGGMDIEEVAATRPDELAKVPVDANEGVTIEKAREIVAQAKFPAEVAEKVADVMVTLWKTFVAEDALLVEVNPLAKVASGDVIALDGKVSLDENAEFRQPEHEALEDKDAANPLEAAAKAKGLNYVKLDGQVGIIGNGAGLVMSTLDVVAYAGEKHSNVKPANFLDIGGGASAEVMANGLEIILGDPDVKSVFVNVFGGITACDEVANGIVQALELLKSKGEDVNKPLVVRLDGNNAELGREILSKANHPLVQRVDTMDGAADKAAELAAK; via the coding sequence GTGGACCTGTTCGAGTACCAGGCGAGGGACCTCTTCGCCAAGCACGGTGTACCGGTGCTGGCCGGTGAAGTCATCGACACGCCTGAGGCGGCGCGCGAGGCGACCCAGCGGCTGGGCGGCAAGTCGGTCGTCAAGGCGCAGGTGAAGGTCGGTGGCCGCGGCAAGGCCGGCGGCGTGAAGCTGGCCACCAGCGAGGACGACGCGGTCGAGAAGGCCGGTCAGATCCTGGGCATGGACATCAAGGGCCACACGGTCCACAAGGTGATGATCGCCGAGACCGCTCCGGAGATCGCCGAGGAGTACTACGTCTCGTACCTCCTCGACCGCACCAACCGCACCTTCCTGGCCATGGCCTCCGTCGCCGGCGGCATGGACATCGAAGAGGTCGCGGCGACCCGCCCCGACGAGCTCGCGAAGGTCCCGGTCGACGCCAACGAGGGCGTCACGATCGAGAAGGCCCGCGAGATCGTCGCCCAGGCGAAGTTCCCGGCCGAGGTCGCCGAGAAGGTCGCCGACGTCATGGTGACGCTGTGGAAGACCTTCGTCGCCGAGGACGCGCTCCTCGTCGAGGTCAACCCGCTCGCCAAGGTCGCCAGCGGTGACGTCATCGCCCTCGACGGCAAGGTGTCCCTGGATGAGAACGCCGAGTTCCGCCAGCCGGAGCACGAGGCCCTGGAGGACAAGGACGCGGCCAACCCGCTCGAGGCCGCTGCCAAGGCCAAGGGCCTGAACTACGTCAAGCTCGACGGCCAGGTCGGCATCATCGGCAACGGCGCGGGTCTCGTCATGAGCACCCTGGACGTCGTCGCCTACGCCGGCGAGAAGCACAGCAACGTCAAGCCCGCCAACTTCCTCGACATCGGCGGCGGCGCCTCCGCCGAGGTCATGGCGAACGGCCTGGAGATCATCCTCGGCGACCCGGACGTCAAGTCCGTGTTCGTCAACGTCTTCGGTGGCATCACCGCGTGCGACGAGGTCGCCAACGGCATCGTCCAGGCCCTGGAGCTGCTCAAGTCCAAGGGCGAGGACGTCAACAAGCCCCTGGTCGTGCGCCTCGACGGCAACAACGCGGAGCTCGGCCGCGAGATCCTGTCGAAGGCCAACCACCCGCTGGTGCAGCGCGTGGACACCATGGACGGCGCGGCCGACAAGGCCGCCGAGCTGGCTGCTAAGTAA
- the purH gene encoding bifunctional phosphoribosylaminoimidazolecarboxamide formyltransferase/IMP cyclohydrolase has protein sequence MTATEGTQRPIRRALVSVYDKSGLEELAQGLHAAGVQLVSTGSTAAKIAAAGVPVTKVEELTGFPECLDGRVKTLHPKVHAGILADLRLEDHRRQLADLGVEPFDLVIVNLYPFRETVASGATPDECVEQIDIGGPSMVRAAAKNHPSVAVVVNPARYADVLAAVADGGFALADRKRLAAEAFQHTAAYDVAVASWFADGYAPADDSAFPEFLGATYARKNVLRYGENPHQGAALYVDGSGGLAEAEQLHGKEMSYNNYTDTDAARRAAYDHAEPCVAIIKHANPCGIAVAADVAEAHRNAHACDPLSAFGGVIAVNRPVTVAMAEQVAEIFTEVIVAPGYEDGAVEILARKKNIRVLRCPDAPSNPVEVKPVDGGALLQETDRLQAEGDDPANWTLASGAALSADELAELAFAWRACRAVKSNAILLAKDGATVGVGMGQVNRVDSAKLAVQRAGEERARGSYAASDAFFPFPDGFEVLAEAGVKAVAQPGGSVRDELVVEAAEKAGVTMYFTGTRHFFH, from the coding sequence GTGACCGCCACCGAAGGTACGCAGCGGCCCATCCGCCGCGCGCTGGTCAGCGTCTATGACAAGTCCGGGCTGGAGGAGCTGGCGCAGGGGCTGCACGCGGCGGGCGTCCAGCTCGTCTCGACCGGGTCGACGGCCGCGAAGATCGCCGCGGCCGGGGTGCCGGTCACCAAGGTCGAGGAGCTGACGGGCTTTCCCGAGTGCCTGGACGGCCGGGTCAAGACCCTGCACCCGAAGGTGCACGCCGGCATCCTCGCCGACCTCCGCCTGGAGGACCACCGCCGGCAGCTGGCCGATCTCGGCGTCGAGCCCTTCGACCTGGTGATCGTCAACCTCTACCCGTTCCGGGAGACCGTCGCCTCCGGCGCCACCCCCGACGAGTGCGTGGAGCAGATCGACATCGGCGGCCCCTCGATGGTCCGCGCCGCCGCCAAGAACCACCCGTCGGTGGCCGTGGTCGTCAACCCGGCCCGGTACGCCGACGTGCTGGCGGCCGTCGCCGACGGCGGCTTCGCGCTCGCCGACCGCAAGCGGCTGGCCGCCGAGGCGTTCCAGCACACCGCGGCCTACGACGTGGCCGTCGCCTCCTGGTTCGCCGACGGCTACGCCCCGGCCGACGACTCCGCCTTCCCCGAGTTCCTCGGCGCCACCTACGCCCGCAAGAACGTCCTGCGCTACGGCGAGAACCCGCACCAGGGTGCCGCGCTGTACGTGGACGGCAGCGGCGGGCTCGCGGAGGCCGAGCAGCTGCACGGCAAGGAGATGTCGTACAACAACTACACGGACACCGACGCCGCGCGCCGGGCCGCGTACGACCACGCCGAGCCGTGCGTGGCGATCATCAAGCACGCCAACCCCTGCGGCATCGCGGTCGCCGCGGACGTCGCCGAGGCGCACCGCAACGCGCACGCCTGTGACCCGCTCTCCGCGTTCGGCGGCGTCATCGCCGTCAACCGCCCGGTCACCGTGGCGATGGCCGAGCAGGTCGCCGAGATCTTCACCGAGGTCATCGTGGCCCCCGGCTACGAGGACGGCGCGGTCGAGATCCTCGCCCGCAAGAAGAACATCCGGGTGCTGCGCTGTCCCGACGCGCCGTCGAACCCCGTCGAGGTCAAGCCCGTTGACGGCGGCGCCCTGCTCCAGGAGACCGACCGGCTGCAGGCCGAGGGCGACGACCCGGCGAACTGGACGCTGGCCAGCGGGGCCGCGCTGTCCGCCGATGAGCTGGCCGAGCTGGCCTTCGCCTGGCGCGCCTGCCGGGCCGTGAAGTCCAACGCGATCCTGCTCGCCAAGGACGGCGCCACGGTCGGCGTCGGCATGGGCCAGGTCAACCGCGTGGACTCGGCGAAGCTCGCGGTGCAGCGGGCGGGCGAGGAGCGGGCGCGCGGCTCCTACGCCGCCTCCGACGCCTTCTTCCCGTTCCCCGACGGCTTCGAGGTGCTGGCCGAGGCCGGCGTCAAGGCCGTGGCCCAGCCGGGCGGTTCGGTCCGCGACGAGCTCGTCGTCGAGGCCGCCGAGAAGGCCGGCGTGACGATGTACTTCACCGGGACCCGGCACTTCTTCCACTGA
- the sucD gene encoding succinate--CoA ligase subunit alpha, which translates to MAIFLTKESKVIVQGMTGATGMKHTKLMLGDGTNIVGGVNPRKAGTSVDFDGTDVPVFGSVAEAMEKTGADVSVLFVPPAFAKAAVVEAIDAEIPLAVVITEGIAVHDSAAFWAYAKAKGNKTRIIGPNCPGLITPGQSNAGIIPGDITKPGRIGLVSKSGTLTYQMMYELRDIGFSSAVGIGGDPVIGTTHIDALQAFEADPDTDLIVMIGEIGGDAEERAADFIKANVSKPVVGYVAGFTAPEGKTMGHAGAIVSGSSGTAQAKKEALEAAGVKVGKTPSETARLAREILGG; encoded by the coding sequence ATGGCTATCTTCCTGACCAAGGAAAGCAAGGTCATCGTCCAGGGCATGACCGGTGCCACTGGCATGAAGCACACCAAGCTGATGCTCGGTGACGGCACCAACATCGTCGGCGGTGTGAACCCGCGCAAGGCCGGCACCAGCGTCGACTTCGACGGCACCGACGTGCCCGTCTTCGGCTCCGTCGCCGAGGCGATGGAGAAGACCGGCGCCGACGTGTCCGTCCTCTTCGTGCCGCCGGCCTTTGCCAAGGCCGCCGTCGTCGAGGCGATCGACGCCGAGATCCCGCTGGCCGTCGTGATCACCGAGGGCATCGCGGTGCACGACTCCGCCGCCTTCTGGGCGTACGCCAAGGCCAAGGGCAACAAGACCCGGATCATCGGCCCGAACTGCCCCGGCCTGATCACCCCCGGCCAGTCCAACGCCGGCATCATCCCGGGCGACATCACCAAGCCCGGCCGTATCGGTCTGGTGTCGAAGTCCGGCACGCTGACCTACCAGATGATGTACGAGCTGCGCGACATCGGCTTCTCGTCGGCCGTCGGCATCGGTGGCGACCCGGTCATCGGCACCACCCACATCGACGCCCTCCAGGCGTTCGAGGCGGACCCCGACACCGACCTGATCGTGATGATCGGTGAGATCGGCGGCGACGCCGAGGAGCGTGCGGCCGACTTCATCAAGGCCAACGTCTCCAAGCCGGTCGTCGGCTACGTCGCGGGCTTCACCGCGCCCGAGGGCAAGACCATGGGCCACGCCGGCGCCATCGTCTCCGGCTCCTCCGGCACCGCCCAGGCGAAGAAGGAGGCCCTGGAGGCCGCCGGCGTCAAGGTCGGCAAGACCCCGTCGGAGACCGCGCGGCTGGCCCGCGAGATCCTCGGCGGCTGA
- a CDS encoding RNA polymerase sigma factor has protein sequence MTQREQAAAAFDDLHTRHAAALMRQTYLLTGRPWLARRAVEQGFRLAWQRWPQVAVDPDPAGWVRAAAYEYALKPWHRLCPGLRTARTPRQFAATGDPADRALLRALLSLPAPYRRALLLHDGVGLGLYETAAEIEASTPAAAGRLTHARERIAARLPELGLDGHPPVRQGELLRTRFTALTAAQQVTPTAAERVRSDAERSGLRTTRAGFGLAGAFVLVLLVMMIATPDHYTPSPHKPLATAPQIRVSPSGRRGTHADFEKTDTGKADVGKAGARKADARKTSRRKPPRKKHRDAGVRKLLRELREARLAPDVR, from the coding sequence ATGACCCAGCGCGAGCAGGCCGCCGCCGCCTTCGACGACCTCCACACCCGGCACGCAGCAGCGCTGATGCGGCAGACCTACCTGCTCACCGGGCGGCCGTGGCTCGCCCGGCGGGCCGTGGAACAGGGCTTCCGGCTGGCCTGGCAGCGCTGGCCGCAGGTCGCGGTGGACCCCGATCCGGCCGGGTGGGTGCGGGCAGCCGCCTACGAGTACGCGCTGAAACCGTGGCACCGGCTGTGCCCGGGGCTGCGGACCGCCCGCACGCCGCGGCAGTTCGCGGCGACCGGCGACCCCGCGGACCGGGCGCTGCTGCGCGCGCTGCTGAGCCTGCCCGCCCCCTACCGGCGGGCGCTGCTGCTGCACGACGGGGTCGGGCTGGGGCTCTACGAGACCGCCGCGGAGATCGAGGCGAGCACGCCGGCCGCGGCCGGGCGGCTGACCCATGCGCGCGAGCGGATCGCCGCGCGGCTGCCGGAGCTGGGGCTCGACGGGCATCCGCCGGTGCGTCAGGGGGAGCTGCTGCGGACCCGGTTCACCGCACTGACGGCCGCTCAGCAGGTGACGCCCACCGCCGCGGAGCGGGTACGCAGCGACGCCGAACGCAGCGGTCTGCGGACCACGCGGGCGGGGTTCGGGCTGGCCGGGGCGTTCGTGCTGGTGCTGCTGGTGATGATGATCGCGACGCCGGACCACTACACGCCGTCGCCGCACAAGCCCCTGGCGACCGCCCCGCAGATCCGCGTCTCACCGTCCGGGCGCCGTGGCACCCACGCGGACTTCGAGAAGACGGACACCGGGAAGGCGGACGTCGGCAAGGCGGGCGCCAGGAAGGCGGACGCCAGAAAGACGAGCCGCAGGAAGCCGCCCCGCAAGAAGCACCGCGACGCCGGCGTGCGGAAGCTGCTGCGTGAGCTCCGTGAGGCCCGGCTGGCGCCCGACGTCCGGTAG